A stretch of the Ipomoea triloba cultivar NCNSP0323 chromosome 16, ASM357664v1 genome encodes the following:
- the LOC116007928 gene encoding phosphatidylinositol 4-kinase alpha 1-like — protein sequence MWKKCDIFVDHGIDEAEVVPDFLLPALEEVDKGNETEIVYEGQADGVKATYLLAVAFLEIIRFISNGGILNVHPSSTASRSSFSCVFEYLKSPNLVPAVSQCLTAIVHRAFETALSWLEDQTSDSGRASETRETTLSIHACFLIKNLTQRDEHVRDISVNLLNQFRDRFPQILWNSSCLDSLLLSVQNDPSSALVNDPAWVATVRSLCQKTVREWIIVSLSYAPCTSQGLLQERLCIANTLQKAQPTTDVVSLLSEIKIGTGKNDNWSGTKTANIPAVIAAAAAASGANLKLTEAFNLEVLSTGIVSANVKCNHAGEIAGMRRLYETIGGVDPMSAFGNGQSLDLPGYGPGALTQNPQSKNGSFCEVLLTRFVRLLQKFVNTAEKGDEVDKSSFRETCSQATALLLSYLGSDAKSNIESFSQLLRLLCWCPAYILTPDAMETGIFIWTWLVSAAPQFGPIILAELVDAWLWTVDTRRGLFASEARYSGPAAKLRPHLQPGEPELLPGNGHVDQIMAHRLWIGFFIDRFEVVRQDSVEQLLLLGRLLQGSTKLPWNFTHHPCATGTFFTLMLLGLKFCSCKSQGSSQNFRTGLQLLEDRIYRSALGWFSHKPDWFDMSNNNFALSEAQSVSVFVHHLLNEPLDTQLDTKGQVPENGSSNDAKDQYHPVWGKIENYAAGKEKRKQLLLMLSQHEADRLEVWAHPVAKESALRPKISSEKMVDYAKTAFAVDPRIALALASRFPTNNALKGEVTQLVQSHILEIRNIPEALPYFVTPKAIDENSSLLQQLPHWAAASITMVLDFLTPPYKGHPRVMAYVLRVLESYPPDSVTFFMPQLVQALRYDDEKLVQGYLLRATTRSDVFAHILIWMLQGETCEPEAGVELSPEAAAKGETSLIALLGLAMFN from the exons ATGTGGAAGAAATGTGATATCTTTGTAGATCATGGAATTGATGAAGCTGAAGTGGTACCTGATTTCTTGTTACCTGCACTTGAGGAGGTTGATAAAGGAAATGAAACTGAAATTGTTTATGAAGGACAAGCTGATG GTGTGAAGGCGACTTATCTTCTTGCAGTAGCATTCTTAGAGATAATAAGATTTATTAGCAATGGTGGAATCCTCAATGTGCACCCTAGTTCAACTGCTTCTCGAAGTTCTTTCAGCTGTGTTTTTGAATATTTGAAAAGTCCTAATCTTGTGCCAGCTGTTTCCCAGTGCTTGACAGCAATTGTTCACAGAGCTTTTGAAACTGCATTAAGCTGGCTG GAAGATCAAACATCTGACTCTGGGCGGGCTTCTGAAACTCGAGAAACTACTCTATCTATCCATGCCTGCTTTCTCATAAAAAACTTGACTCAGAGGGATGAACATGTACGAGATATCTCAGTTAATTTGTTGAATCAATTTAGAGACCGGTTCCCTCAG ATTTTGTGGAACTCTTCTTGTCTGGATTCACTGCTGCTCTCTGTTCAGAATGATCCTTCTTCAGCTCTTGTCAATGATCCTGCTTGGGTTGCAACTGTTCGTTCTTTGTGCCAAAAGACTGTTCGTGAATGGATAATTGTTTCTCTATCCTATGCTCCATGCACTAGTCAGGGCCTTCTTCAGGAGAGGCTCTGCATAGCAAACACCTTGCAAAAAGCACAACCTACTACAGATGTTGTTTCTCTTTTATCTGAGATCAAGATTGGTACAGGTAAAAATGATAATTGGTCTGGCACAAAAACTGCAAATATTCCTGCTGTGATAGCTGCAGCAGCTGCAGCATCTGGAGCCAATTTAAAATTGACTGAGGCATTCAATTTGGAGGTACTAAGTACTGGTATTGTTAGTGCAAATGTGAAGTGTAACCATGCTGGAGAAATTGCAGGCATGAGACGTTTATATGAAACAATTGGTGGGGTTGATCCTATGTCCGCTTTTGGAAATGGACAGAGTCTTGATCTACCAGGCTATGGACCTGGAGCTCTCACTCAGAATCCACAGTCCAAAAATGGTTCTTTTTGTGAAGTACTGCTTACAAGATTTGTGCGTTTACTCCAGAAATTTGTTAACACAGCAGAGAAAGGTGATGAGGTAGATAAATCATCATTTCGAGAAACATGTTCTCAAGCTACCGCTTTGCTTCTTTCATATCTG GGATCAGATGCAAAATCAAATATTGAGAGCTTTTCACAGCTTTTACGTCTTCTTTGCTGGTGCCCAGCTTATATCTTAACACCTGATGCCATGGAAACTGGTATATTTATTTGGACATGGTTGGTTTCAGCAGCTCCTCAGTTTGGTCCTATTATCCTTGCTGAATTGGTTGATGCATGGTTGTGGACGGTTGACACTAGACGAGGTCTTTTTGCATCTGAAGCACGGTATTCTGGTCCTGCTGCTAAATTAAGGCCTCATTTGCAACCTGGGGAGCCAGAATTACTGCCTGGAAATGGCCATGTTGATCAAATAATGGCCCACAGACTATGGATTGGATTTTTTATTGACCGCTTTGAG GTGGTTCGCCAAGATAGTGTTGAGCAGCTTTTACTACTAGGTCGATTGTTACAAGGATCCACGAAGCTCCCCTGGAACTTTACTCATCATCCATGTGCAACCGGGACGTTTTTCACTCTCATGCTTTTAGGGCTAAAGTTTTGCTCTTGTAAATCCCAGGGTAGTTCACAGAACTTCAGGACTGGGCTTCAGCTACTGGAAGACAGGATTTACAG GTCCGCATTGGGCTGGTTTTCTCATAAACCTGATTGGTTTGACATGAGTAATAACAATTTTGCATTGAGTGAGGCTCAATCTGTTTCTGTGTTCGTCCATCATCTTTTAAATGAGCCATTGGATACTCAGCTTGATACAAAGGGACAGGTTCCTGAAAATGGAAGCTCTAATGATGCG AAAGATCAGTATCACCCAGTTTGGGGTAAGATTGAGAATTATGCGGCTGGAAAAGAAAAGCGGAAGCAGTTGCTTTTGATGCTATCCCAGCATGAAGCTGATAGGCTTGAAGTTTGGGCACATCCTGTTGCCAA GGAAAGTGCTTTGCGGCCTAAAATTAGCTCAGAGAAAATGGTTGACTATGCTAAGACTGCTTTCGCTGTTGATCCTCGGATAGCTTTAGCACTTGCTTCAAGGTTTCCCACAAATAATGCTCTGAAAGGGGAAGTGACCCAGTTGGTTCAG TCACACATATTGGAGATTCGTAACATACCTGAAGCTTTGCCATACTTTGTCACCCCTAAAGCCATTGATGAAAATTCTTCACTTTTGCAACAATTGCCACACTGGGCTGCTGCTTCAATCACAATGGTTTTGGATTTCCTTACACCCCCATATAAGGGTCATCCTCGTGTGATGGCTTACGTTCTAAGGGTGCTGGAATCGTATCCTCCTGATTCGGTGACCTTCTTCATGCCTCAACTGGTGCAGGCTTTAAGATATGATGATGAG AAGTTAGTGCAAGGATACCTACTCAGAGCCACCACACGGAGTGATGTATTTGCTCATATTCTGATATGGATGTTACAG ggAGAGACCTGTGAACCAGAGGCCGGAGTCGAATTAAGCCCAGAGGCTGCTGCAAAG GGAGAAACTAGTCTTATTGCTCTTTTAGGGCTGGCTATGTTCAACTAA